A genomic window from Lotus japonicus ecotype B-129 chromosome 1, LjGifu_v1.2 includes:
- the LOC130745414 gene encoding uncharacterized protein LOC130745414, which yields MVGKMVDNRVKPGNMLLALKDANPQNVTTIWQVYNERMAHIRAKRGQLSEMHHLMRLLEEDSTYKTNKYMIPLLEMVGMTSVGFTYTIGFGYMCNEREPEVIWALEKLRELLLREDDMPKVMVTDKDTTLMNAVTTTFPTSAHMLCQFHTKCVKAKCKLTIQDKEMWDNVGDAWNRIMYSESAEEFNAGMDFLRSLVGEHSNLMNYFKEVWLSFKHKFVKYAIDRYMHMGKTTTNRVEGAHAKLKACIKDSKSDMCAAWAAIHRCTLLQHTRINAAFQASIFIREHTFKDTLHDNLRGVVSRYALMLIAKEKARVGKCGCTLRRTHGLPCSCRLGMMTAIPLTTVDQHWRMLTSTSAPDESQPVLGLSIVTELEVIAKMFEEANVSRRQTIKERLREIAYPDQTSMCPPPNKLPTRGRPNEPKGSTRRIPCSWENVDALQGSKQASNSLAPQGKGRKTRSAKWKSIPSKQSAPKKRSKRIASKSTQLLPQHPKGKVYSANYIHDGEQNWRQVREDMIKELTLPQGVYHGMYGTDAHYEKVLQALHLAPIEFATEEEWLCVLDMGHIVATMYQILNNIIDHFVGAYFNWLSFANVSVSVSVKFLQNLALWNCVTNALSVCDGNAFKKSDSYHALCNGVTNALH from the exons ATGGTTGGTAAAATGGTTGACAATAGAGTGAAGCCAGGTAACATGTTGTTGGCATTGAAGGATGCCAACCCTCAGAATGTGACTACCATATGGCAAGTGTACAATGAGCGGATGGCACACATTAGGGCCAAGAGGGGACAATTGTCAGAGATGCATCACTTGATGAGGTTGTTGGAGGAAGACAG CACGTACAAGACCAACAAGTATATGATACCATTGTTGGAGATGGTTGGCATGACATCAGTTGGATTCACATACACAATCGGTTTTGGCTACATGTGCAATGAACGTGAACCTGAAGTTATATGGGCACTTGAAAAACTAAGGGAGTTGCTACTTAGAGAAGATGACATGCCTAAAGTCATGGTTACTGACAAAGACACTACTTTGATGAACGCAGTTACAACCACATTCCCTACATCAGCTCACATGCTATGCCAATTCCATACTAAGTGTGTGAAGGCAAAGTGCAAGCTCACTATCCAAGACAAGGAGATGTGGGATAATGTCGGGGACGCATGGAATAGAATCATGTATTCCGAGTCAGCGGAGGAGTTTAATGCAGGCATGGACTTCTTACGTTCACTTGTTGGGGAGCACTCTAACCTCATGAATTATTTTAAGGAAGTTTGGTTGTCGTTTAAGCACAAGTTTGTGAAGTATGCGATTGACCGTTACATGCACATGGGTAAGACAACTACTAACAG GGTTGAAGGTGCACACGCAAAACTGAAAGCGTGCATCAAAGATAGCAAGAGTGACATGTGTGCGGCTTGGGCAGCTATACATAGGTGCACACTTCTCCAGCATACAAGGATTAATGCTGCTTTTCAGGCAAGTATCTTCATTAGAGAGCATACGTTTAAGGACACGTTGCACGACAACCTGCGTGGTGTAGTCTCAAGATATGCCCTCATGTTGATCGCAAAGGAGAAAGCGCGCGTTGGAAAATGCGGTTGCACTCTCAGGAGGACACATGGCCTGCCTTGTTCATGTCGCCTTGGTATGATGACCGCTATTCCATTGACAACAGTAGACCAACATTGGAGGATGCTTACATCAACATCTGCACCTGATGAATCCCAACCTGTTTTGGGATTGAGCATTGTGACAGAGTTAGAGGTCATTGCAAAGATGTTTGAAGAAGCTAATGTTTCGAGAAGACAAACTATCAAAGAGAGGCTTCGGGAGATTGCATACCCAGATCAGACTTCTATGTGTCCTCCTCCAAACAAGTTGCCTACAAGGGGTCGGCCCAATGAACCTAAGGGTTCTACCAGACGCATTCCTTGTTCTTGGGAGAATGTTGATGCATTACAAGGGTCAAAGCAAGCTAGCAACTCATTAGCTCCACAAGGCAAGGGGCGTAAGACCCGGTCAGCAAAATGGAAGAGCATTCCTTCGAAGCAATCTGCacctaagaagagaagcaagAGGATAGCAAGCAAGTCAACTCAGCTCCTGCCACAGCACCCGAAAGGCAAAGTTTACTCGGCCAACTACATCCatgat GGAGAACAAAATTGGCGTCAAGTCCGAGAAGACATGATAAAGGAGCTTACATTACCGCAAGGTGTTTATCATGGTATGTATGGCACCGACGCACATTACGAAAAAGTACTACAAGCCTTGCATCTTGCTCCAATTGAGTTTGCAACGGAGGAGGAGTGGTTATGCGTGCTGGATATGGGCCACATTGTTGCTACAATGTACCAG ATACTTAACAATATAATTGATCATTTTGTTGGTGCTTATTTCAACTGGCTTTCATTTGCCAACG tttctgtttctgtttctgtCAAGTTTCTGCAAAACCTCGCACTATGGAACTGCGTGACCAACGCACTCTCAGTGTGCGATGGCAACGCCTTTAAAAAGAGCGACTCATATCACGCACTTTGTAACGGCGTGACTAACGCACTTCACTAA